Genomic window (Primulina eburnea isolate SZY01 chromosome 8, ASM2296580v1, whole genome shotgun sequence):
gtaaaataacCTATTATTTAAAGTTAATTAATTATGGTGTATTTGGTggtagtattgtgaattaaatacaccagaatattaaattattgaactataagaatttataatcgagttttatattttgttgaattaattgttgttgggctatttgatgtGGTATATTGAGGCTGTTATGACTGTGTTGATATGTTGCCAATGATCtgataattgttgttgaattatttagatacatcacaagcctcgggatcaaagaaatagctagattttatatatactcgattatcaagtacgtgttgacgtacgagcatatgttgttattgtttagtattgatgaatactattgcgttgaacgattataaatcaccggaattgggtgatttgatattatatttgttgttgtttattattgttgatatgtgttgactatcgttgttgggagacatctcgttgatgttgtcacgttattgttgttcgttcaacgatattgtTGTCGTcggagttggggtgcgacgtatcgtcgatgttgttgttcgaCGATATTGTTGTCGTCgatgttggggtgcgacgtatcgtcgatgttgttgttcgttcgacgatattgctgtcgccggagttggggtgcgacgtatcgtcgatgttattgttgcattgtgatgttgttgaggttGTTGTTGGCTTGATTGTCCGGAGACAGCAAAGGGGGTATTTCTGTTATCATTCcagttatattttatattgttgATAATATAACTGTTGTGTATGTTGATAATGATTGTTGAGTATGCTCACCCTTTGAGGGCTGTTTCTGTTGGGCAGGTTACATGACTATGCGTGAGACAGACTAGTGAtgaaggactaggtgtgtctagtcaaacagtcCTGTAGTTAATAGTAAATAGAGACAGTATGGTTcattgtcttatttgagttgtatgtgtgtatttattatactgtttctgctACACTGACGTAGATAATGTGGTGATTGCattattttgtcgtatatgcattatattattacgtcgtcgaaaagaaatttttatgcatatgacgtcacatgctgtatgattacgtggcgaggtttgggCGTCACATTGCATCAGaccattaaagacaaaacgttCCAGAAGAGCagtcgaaaagtcgagacacaaagtccaagaaacGAATTCAAGATGCATACAATAAATGAGTTTCACTGTACGTTCAGTTTTCCCGCCTATATAAAgaaaagatcagtgaagactcaacAAGCACAACAAGAAGAAGCTAAAGAAAAAGAACGAGatactaaaaaaaaaaagcttcttcaagagagaaaagaaagggtaCACATATTGCAcatcagctttcagaagcaattAGCCCAGATGGACACTTTAACGTGCTatctgcttagtttagaagccatTTTTCCTCAATGTGTGAGAACATCCTTATTCACTTCTCACACCAAATTCTCTCAACCaatcaaatacagtcttgcacaaagacgttaaactcgTGTATGTAGTATTTGAAACATTGACGTTAAAGAAGTTTTGGCTGGAAGATACTGCCTTCAGTCATAGCTAGGAGTTCtgtttaggcagtagtgtaagtcgtAGCTGAGTaggtttgtacaaagtgttgtaaAAATCAAAGTCTTGTAGTGGATTATACCCGAGGCGgtagaagaggtgacgtaggagcagttgaagtctccaaacatctataaacatatcttgtgtatttaactgattaattgCTATTTTTAAACTGTTTGGATCAGTTTGAGTATCTGTCAGTTTagttgtcaccataactgaactgattaaTGCAAAAATCAATCTACCCTTTTTCAGTTATTCAATTTATAtgagttaaaatgttttctaatatAACTGTCTTCTTCACGAATAATTATTTCGAGttttttccgcttggttttaaaCTAAACTCGGTTTAATTtttcggtgttaatattcttagaacacgagctattgcagcttatTGGAGAATATAGTGTTTGAAACGCCTTCGAAGGCACTAGCACACTCGATCCTTCAGATTGTGTAAGATGAAAttaatatattagattgtatATACTATCAAATGCATCCTCACAGATTAGAGAAAATCTCTTATTAACCTAATATATCTATTTAGATTTTTCTTCTTGGATTTTCTCTCATACTAgcttgttttttttatataagatGTCATGCTTTGAAGCCCCATCAAAATTTGTTGTTTGGTCTTCAAAGTATTATATTTATAGCCTCCAAGAATTATACATACATTAGATATAAGaatatgaacatttaaaaaattcTCTAATGTTTATGACATTGAAACTGTCATATTTGACTTTCTGGCCACTTTTGGATATCGGGCTGGCGGCTATACTTTCAGAATGGTTtggtttgatttgagtagctaGACTTCCAAAGTGGTCCGGTTGGATTTAAGCGGCTTGACTTTGAGCTACTGGATTTTGAGTAAAGTTTAGCTGGTCTTTTCTCTTGGTTATAAGTCTTGATTCGTCAATTTTTGAGGAAAGTGATAAACATTAAAATTGTCACTCTTTCTTTTCACTTTCCATATAATCAAGAATTACTCAATTTTTGATTTCATATGAGAGAGATATACTCAAAATATCAAAGCTGCTCAAAAACACAGTCTGATGAACGGCTGGAAGTTTTGTAGTCCGGTCAGGTGATTATAATTCTTGATTAGTTCATTTATCAGAAAAttggtaaacatgaaagttgtagtcATATATCTTAGATTTTTTAATCATCAAGAATAACTCGAATCAAAGTTTGTAAGAGAGAGATATGATTGACATACTGACACTGCTCATATCTAGTCATTTGTTGTATCCATGACTTCCATCTAGACATTGCGGCATCGGGTTATCATAAATAATGTCCAAATTAACCAGACCAGCCCAATTTATTACTTCTAGATGATTGAGTTGGCTTTCCAACTGTTTTGACATATGATCATTTGAATTACTAGTTTGTGAGATCTGAGTAAAATACCAGAGCCGCGACTTCTAGCTTGATCTTGAAACCATTATTTCGCCTGGATAATATGTGAACTTGTCTGGCCGGTCTGAGGTATGACTTGTAGAAAATTGAGTTTTATGTTCAATTTTATTGCCTGCTGATCATTTAGATAACTGAGCTATGAGATAATATTGAAAGAATGAAGCTCGCCAGAGTCTAGTTGTTTGTAAAATTAAACCGATTTGATCTATTAAGTCGGTTTAACCGAGCTTTTGCTCACCCTAACCACAAAATATCAAGTCAGCACGAGATTGAAATGAAGCAAAATGGAATTATTCATTGTAAAAATTGGCTGAAATTGACCCATTTTCTTGGTGAGAGGTCTACATAGTAAAATTAAAAGGAGAATTGAGTGAGATTAGAAGATCCGTGATATCCGACTTTTATAACATAAGTTTTTGACACATTCTTGAAGAAAGAAAACAATTTTACACTCGTTATATTCTCCTAGAATATGTTGAAAATTGGCAGGATATTAATAATATCATTAAACCGTAACGGAGAAGAACACGAGTAGATTCACTTTACGTTCTTCTCATGATCTAATATTAATCGGGTTTTTTCAGTTTCGTACATCGTTAACATTAATGGGTCTGGAGATTTGATTTGTGTGCAGATAATCAGTTACGGGCTTATTTAACTCCGTGTTGGGACAACACtccagaagatttatcaaaagaAAAAATAGTGATGCAGGGGAAGCAGGTTTGGTCCCTTGAGTTTTCAATCTGTTGCTTTTCGAAAATGTATAATTTTACCTGTCATCAGAAATCCTGGTTCTGGTCTCTTTGCTTAAACAAAAAGTTAATTTTCAAAGAACATTTTGCAGGTCGTGCATTAGAAGAACTTAGAAGTGCGATGTAAAACGAGCTTTGGACCCAGAAGGAGCCAAGCGCCAATGCCGCCGCTTCTGTGGACTAGCAACCGGGCTTGCAAACACGAGCTTAAAGTATAACAGGTTCAAAAATCACTGTTAggtaatttttcataaactttaaGACAAGTGATTCCTAACATGGTGTTAGAGCCAAAAATGTTGATCCCAGGTAACATTACAAGTTTGAAACTTCGGGTGACAATCACCTTTATGTTTCAGTGGGTGTTTATTTATTGCAAACAAGCATGTGCGTGTCTTGAATATTTATTTTCGGGTCCATACTCTCAGGTTTTCAGCTTATTCGCAAAAGAGAGTGCGTTTTAAGCTATAAAAATATTGTTGAGTCATTCTCATAATTTGAggtttttaatttataatatttgaaatgttTCGCAGTTTCTTGAAATAGTTTCCCATCTCCTCATTCAGTTTTCTGTGCAGTGTTGGGTTTTATCAGATGGCTAAAATTGCTGTCAATCCAAGCATTGCCACGGCAGAATTTACTCTTTACAGAAAGTGGTTTCTTTTAGAAAGCTGATCTTGATTCCATTCAGTGGCTAGTTTTAACTTGGATCCTGAAGatctttaaataaaaatcatgtgCAAGTTGTGGCTCTAATTGTCGTCTCGTTCGGTGTGGCTATCGCTACAGTTACGGACTTAGAATTCAATCTGTTTGGTGCGTGTGTTGCAGTTGCCTGCATAATTCCAAGTTCCATCTGCAAAATACTATGGTCTCCTCTGCAGCAGCAAGAAAATTGGACTGCACTTGCGTAAGTACTTCTGTAAATGTAATGATACAAATGTTACTGGATAATGATAAATAACCTAATGTAGGTTGATGTGGAAGACGATCCCGGTTACTGTCTTTTTCTTACTAGCTCTTGTACCATGCTTGGATCCTCCTGGGATATTATATTCAAATGGGATGTCCAAATCACAACTGCAATACTGATATCGGATTTACTTGGATTTCTTCTACAATGGTCTGGAGCTTTGGCACTCAGGTAAGTTGTTCTATTTTTATTAGATACTCCAAAATCCATCTTTCCAATGAAATCTGGAACTAAAATCTAGGATAATACAGTACACATCTAACGGATGAATTGTACTTGTGCAGAGCTACTTCTGCAACATCACATTTTGTTCAAGGGCAATTCAAGACTTGTTTAATCTTACTAAAAGGGTATCTGGTttttggttctgatccaggatGTGTGTGTTTGTGGGGCAGTTTCAGTTCTCTGTGGAATGTCCAAGTATGAATGAATCAAGTCGGAAAGTGAGTAATCTGCTTCCAAACCAAAACTCGAGTTCCTTAAAAGAGAAGAGCGTGGAAAACAAAGAGGAGATTCAGGGCACTGACGATATTTGAAGGGTAGGACTGCAAAATTCTGTTACTTCCATTTGTGTAGAGGGGAAAAGGGAAATTAATCAAAATCTCAAGAGACCACTTAGCTAGCTAAATAGTTTAAAATTCTTGTACAGAAAAAGACCTCTGTTCTTTCTACCATTTTAGACTATATCTGTTTTCCCATAATATAAGATGTTGTATAGGTGCAATGAACCGGTCAAGATGTAGTAGTGCTATAGTATATTCAAGGTCGACTTGATTAACAACTTGAGAGATTGAGCTCATTCGAGCAGTCAACTACGCTTAGATAAAGTCATTTGACCTTGgaaaactaaaaaaattaaaaaataaaaatagcagTGATTCATGGTCAAATAGCCCGACATGATCTCAGCTTGAATTTAATGTACTTAAATCTAGCTCAACCGAGTTGTTTGCTATCTATTTCTCCACAGCTCCACTTAGACCACTATTCTACGCATCTTTGAACATTAGTTTTAATTCAACATCAATTTTGATTCAGAGAAAGTAAAGAAACAACAATGAGTTTCTATCAAGAAAATATATAAACACCACCAACCTCCATTAAATATATTAGCTAGCAGAGTCGAAGGTACCTCAAAACATCCAAAGACTATGCtacaaaaaggaaaaaaaaagccTTCCAAAGACTCAAACCTAAGCAAAGCTTAATTTCTTGGCAAGAATGAAGGATCAATGACTGACCTTTGAAATCATGACACTGTTATCAGCATTAGAGTTGTCAAAAATACTTTTCCTTTTCTTGGTTTGATCTTCCTTTTCTTGCCGTTCGAAATATTTTTGAGCATGACTCGCGACTTGGGTCGGATTCCTTGTTAGCACGACGTATCTTGAAATGCTCTTCCAatctccctttccatatttctcTAATCCATGTAGAAATAGCCTGTTTTTATTTCAAGGAAAAGATCAATTTGTCAAAAAAGCAACAAATCCCATGAAGCCAACTTACTTATATCGCATATACGTATCGGATTAAAGATTAGATATTCAATGAATATGATTACGTTTCATAGCAAACAGATAGTAAAATTTACAACACGATAAATTCCCTGCTGCCCAAACTACCATCCACCATGATTTCTTGGCTTTCAAAGAATATGACGCATGCATGGAATTAATataaattaggaaaaaaaaataacaactaaaaagaaatttttagcACAACATATTTCATTTTTGTACCTATGTTCGTCTTCAGTCCACGGTCTTGCAGCTTTTCTCTGCACCCCGATTTGCTTCTTCACCGGGCTAGGGCATTTTGGCTGATCCTTATCTGCATAAGCTGGCTCCTCAATCGACCCAGCCTCGATCGCCGCCACGTCATCCAACAACACGATGTAGTGACTTTCAACCTCCGCCGCCGATTTTGTTCCAACCTTCGCCGCGACTTTCTCCCATCGATTCGGGCAACCTTCCGGATAATCAACCAAACCCATTTCAAATTTCTTGTCTTCTTCCCAAATCCACGCCGATACCTCCACATCAAAACCGCGCCCTCTCGTATAAGCCATTTCCCCCCTCCAAAAATCACCAGTAGATTCTGAATTTCGAAATGAACCCCATGATTTCGTACATAAATACTCGAGATTACGAGGAAATCACACTTTTTCCATTTTGAGAGATCGAATTATCGCGGATTTTCCCGGTTGAAGGGCGAATTGCTTCTCAATTCATCCACATCATGCGAACATCTGGATCGCCAACCATAACTAGTGAGAAAATAAATGGGTTTGATTTGCTTTGATTGCAGTTTTTTAACTTTGCGTCGCACTTTTATCGTGATATAAACGATCCGTTTGGGTGCTCCGTGCCGTAGCCATGTAACTAATCCTTTGCTTTCCTAATCTCAAAATTACTACGATATAACAGATTCAAGGTCGGAGTTAAATTATTGTAGAGACAATTCAATCTCAAGTTTCTTTTAAAATACGTGGAAATCTTAAATCAGTCGTCACGTACAAAAATTAacgataaatttgaaatatcaaGATCGATTATAATAGTTTAATTTTAATGTAAATTTGAATAAGAAATGaagaaatatttaattaaatttgtaaCATATTTAACATTCCCATTAGTTTCCTTTAGTTTTGAATtctacatataaaaaaaaaaaaagacaaaaacaaaaacaaaactgaTTCCCTAATCATTCCCTAAATTTACATTTTGTGAACATTAGTTCTCTAAACATAGAGAATGCAACTCATATCTTATAAAATAAAAGAGcaggtatcttgtgagacggactcacgaatctttatctgtgagacgggtcaatcctaccgatattcacaataaaaagtaatacttttagcataaaaaataatatttttcatagataacccaaataagagacatgtctcacaaaatacgacccataagaccttctcatacaagtttttgtttaaaataaatttcataTTCTTTTTCTTCTCTCCCCCCAATTGATCTTTCAAGCTCAACTCTGTCTCCCAAATAATTTTTGTGTGTGTTGAAGGTAAAGTAAATTTCTACTTGTTTTTTAATGGACAAACATAAACCATAAATCGATTATCAAGAATATTTACCCACTTTGTTAGTTTCTACGGCTTGTTCTTTTGTCAATTCTAGCTaacttttttgttttattaacatttaagATTATAAACAAGCCCTAGCCGCTACTCTTCTTCACTCCATGCTACTCTTCTAGTATAAATCATTCTCCTTTGATagtcacgggaaatttagggttcgattccagcaagtgtcactaatccAGACGCAGGTTCCGAAATTACcatgagcctgaaatcacaaataagatcgttaGGAGGGGGCTAGGATAGGGTCCgattccagcaagtgtcactaatccAGACGCAGGTTCCGAAATTACCCtaagcctgaaatcacaaataagatcgttaggagggggcaaggagggtgtcctggcgtagcccctccgtcGCTCAAGTCATAGACTGAttatatatggggggagcagctaagggtgctgctgaaagcaatatagtgaatgaatcaactgaacactcaaacctggtatttataagaGAATACATGGGCTGCTCATGGGCTATTAAAATGTGGGCCCTAGAGATGGGCCGGGAGTTTGGGCCTGATCTTGATGGGTTACCTGATCTTGATGGGTTCATACCTGGGTATCATCCTTCTTGTTCTTCTTTCTATTATTAACATTTCGGATTATTCAAGTTCGATTTATAAACAAGCATTTTAAGGTTTAATTTGTTAATGCTCAAATTTCAGCGACTCAATCTTATCTAGCAGACCTTTGCCACATTTACATTTTACTTATcattatttgaatttgataATTTTGTTCTTGCATTTTTTTGTTCTGTGGGTCTCTTTGAATGACGGACAGTATGTTAGTCACTTGCTAGCTTTTAATGTTTCTTTTATGATATTCCAacgtttatattttttttctcatAGAATGTTTGTTCAAGAATAAGCACCATATGATTGGTAGTTTATGCATCATTCACTCACTAATCGTTGGAACTCTAATTAGCGTTCGATTAATAAGttttatgtggggacccggacgctaatcattttcttaatcgtctttgggataGACCGAtgggataacaactacaggtgGTGTTGTTTGGTTATAGACTGCaaattggcatatacggatgttgtatagccagtaatgcgggattgattcggctagagcgagttgaaaaaggattaagatattataattcttgaattttgattTCAGATTGGAATCAAAGATATACCTTACAATGAGGTTAGTGaaacgagtttggatgttaaactctattatacatttcttctcttatatttgaattgattgcttatgagttcgaggacgaactcagatctaagagggggagaaatgtaatgcccgagatttaatcattatatATATCTTTCAATCCTTCAGAATAAAGAGAGAAACGTGTCACCCTTTTCTAAATTccggttggcgctcgggcggtaataaaattccgcccgggcgcgagctcggcgctcgggcggtaaacatctgccgcccgggcgcgaggagtTCTGTCTCCGAGTTtccccattggcgctcgggcggtcaaaaactaccgcccgggcgccacactttctgccCGAACCAAAAGTtgcgatgcattggcgctcgagcggtgcttttctaccgctcgagcgccgaggttTCTGTCCAATTCCTTGGCTAATCATCCAATGACGCTCGATCTCGGCATAtcggttcatttgagttcttatgacTTCAATCACGTCAATAATCACtcgtctgattataatgattaaatctcgggcattacattttatGCTTGCTTGTGATATGTATGTACTTTTGAAAACATTCTTTTGATGATGATAATTTTTTACTCATTGCAAATTAAGTTGGCTAAAGCTAGCTATAAAGAGAATGAAAACAATGAATTCGCATATGAGCATTGTTGGGAGATATTAAGATACCAACCAAAATGGATACACTAGAAAGAGGATGAAACGTCTACTACTTAAATActattgaatattttttttttgaagctaTGTCCGAAAATACACACGTACTCACTCATATTCATATAAATAAGTCAATCATGCATTTTAAAAGGTCATCCAACCACTGAATAAAAATAACTGCtgttaaaaatctcaaacgtgATTTCAACTTAAAAGTTACTGTTTAAAAATAAACACCGACATATATCTAGAAATCTGACAATTACCAAAGCATGAAAATTATGAACGTTTTGAAATATTGTTTAAAACTCATgtctcataatcatattatgcaGAAGAAATGCAAGTTCCTCGGGCTTCCAGTGCACCACCAGCCCTAATCCACTCAGTcctcggcacctccagtctccttaTCAACAAATTGCTTACATGCACCAATCATACCTACTGAGTGTAAAGACTCAACATAACTTTCAAGATCTTCAaaagcatgaacataaacgtaaacatattcatatcaaattatgtcatatcgtatcatcatatacatattcatttccttaattgaattcagatagttgtgactttcatatcacctctaggtcgatggatccatctacatatatgAAAGGGAATCGTTTACGGGTGCCcgaaatgcgcaacggaagttttaaaatattatttacaaGAGCAAAGCCAAGCACCCCTCACTAGTGTATAGCAAATACCAAAACACAACATACATGGGgtgtttaaatgttttatatatctatcaatattaaatatttatgatggctccaactaagatgataaacaacttagctcttcaatgatagacaagtctacaagcttcccttgAGTACTCCTTGCTCAAAAATCAAGCCcccaccaacaagctagaacgaccttacacttgcactagaaaacgtAAAGCATTTTCATTTAGAAATTTCgctatcaaatcatcaaatgaAGAAGccaatttttaagaaaaaatggAGAGCAAAATTCGGCCATGTTGAGAGAAGGAAATGGGGGGAGAACTTTTTCTTGGTTGTGTAAAAAGTGTTGTGTATTCCAAAGAAATGCTAgcctttaatttaaaaaaagttGACTCCCGACCTTTCACCTTCCCACCatgttatttgggtttgtaacatttacaaagcccatgaactattattttaatatctcaaacacatttgagatcaaTTAAATCTTACTTGAATTTCAAGCAcattagttaaataattattttcatttgggctctacaagacccaatattatttaattaattaaacacttgaattaatttaattattttgactctactaggtcactagtgtttaattaatttaatttagtccataacaatgtttatgaaaatcacaattttcaaatacattatctatttggccaac
Coding sequences:
- the LOC140838913 gene encoding transcription factor SRM1-like isoform X2, which encodes MAYTRGRGFDVEVSAWIWEEDKKFEMGLVDYPEGCPNRWEKVAAKVGTKSAAEVESHYIVLLDDVAAIEAGSIEEPAYADKDQPKCPSPVKKQIGVQRKAARPWTEDEHRLFLHGLEKYGKGDWKSISRYVVLTRNPTQVASHAQKYFERQEKEDQTKKRKSIFDNSNADNSVMISKELEFWFGSRLLTFRLDSFILGHSTEN
- the LOC140838913 gene encoding transcription factor SRM1-like isoform X1 — translated: MAYTRGRGFDVEVSAWIWEEDKKFEMGLVDYPEGCPNRWEKVAAKVGTKSAAEVESHYIVLLDDVAAIEAGSIEEPAYADKDQPKCPSPVKKQIGVQRKAARPWTEDEHRLFLHGLEKYGKGDWKSISRYVVLTRNPTQVASHAQKYFERQEKEDQTKKRKSIFDNSNADNSVMISKNFAVLPFKYRQCPESPLCFPRSSLLRNSSFGLEADYSLSDLIHSYLDIPQRTETAPQTHTSWIRTKNQIPF